A stretch of DNA from Natrinema halophilum:
ACAGGCGACCTCACACAAGTGACCGTCGACGTCAGCGGCGAACCGTTCGTTCACCACGAGGCCGTGGTGAAACGTATTATGGCGAGAGAGTGACGCGAGAGCACACAGGTAAAGAAACACATCTCGTAATCATCGGAATTCAGGATGACACGTACGACAGACGAGCGAACGAAGCCAGTGACAGAACTCCCAGGGGACCCACCCGAACCCGAGATGGAGTGGATACCGGGCGGCACGTTCAGAATGGGCTCAGAGGATTTCTACCCGGAAGAGAAGCCTGTTCGAGCAGTCACAGTCGATGGGTTCTGGATGAACCGAACGCCCACAACGAATCGGGAGTTTGCCGCCTTCGTCGCGGACACGGGCTACACGACGCTCGCTGAGCGCGACCCGGACCCCGCGGACTACCCGGGCGCGAATCCGGACGACCTCGTCTCGGGGTCCGCCGTCTTTACACAACCTCGGGGCTCGGTACCGCTCCGGAATCCGAATAGATGGTGGAACTACGTCCCTGGCGCAGACTGGCGACACCCGTTCGGTCCGGACAGTGATATCGGCGACAAGATGGATCATCCCGTCGTCCACGTCGCCTACGAAGATGCGATGGAATTCGCCGAGTGGGCGGGCAAAACGTTGCCGACGGAGGCACAGTGGGAACGTGCCGCCCGCGGCGGGCTGGAGCACAAACGATTCGTTTGGGGTGACGAGCACGTCCCCGACGGACGGCTGATGGCCAACACCTGGCAAGGAGAATTTCCGCACGAGAACACGGTTCTCGATGGCTATGAGCGTACGTCGCCCGTGGCGTCGTTTCCATCGAATGAGTTCGGACTCTTCGATATGGCTGGAAACGTCTGGGAGTGGACCCGCGATTGGTACAGCGACGATCCAACGTCAGATGAGTCAGAGTCGCCGTCGTGCTGTACACCGACGAATCCACGCGGTGTCACTGAAGCGCAGAGTGTCGACCCGCGTGACCCGACCGAGATGCCTCGGAAAGTGCTTAAAGGCGGGTCGCACCTCTGTGCGCCGAACTACTGTTTCCGATACCGGCCCGCTGCTCGGTACCCTGAGCCGATCGATACCTCGACCAGTCACGTCGGGTTCCGGTGCGTGGTCGAACCCGACTAACGAAGCGGGCGAAGACGGGGTATCGGTAGTGATTCCTTGATTCCCAGTTCATGTAGTCGGCTTCCTGTTAACCACGTTTTTCTGCCCTGTGCGATACCTTCTTTCGCAAATCGAAGCGGATCTTGTGCCACATTTGCGCTCTGTGTTCAGCACGGCTCTATCGACATCATCCACAGATGATACAACTTCCGTGGTAGGTTGGCACGCGTAGTGTGCGTTTGTACCCGTCAACCCAAAGGAGAGCGATCGTAGATTAACAATTCAAGTTGCCCCTTGTTTGGAGACGCCGTGGGAAATGATTAGGTGGGCTTCAATCAGACCGGAGTTTGAGCCTCTAAATGTTATCCAGATAGTCCCTCCTCACCTCTATAGCTTCTGCCCCAGATAACACTGAGTAATAGGTTTCAAGTACAAACGGTGAGACGTCCGTCTTCTTGGATGCGACAGCTACAGGAACACCTTCTCGGAGGTGATGCGTGATTGAGCCTCGTCGAATTGGGTGTGTCGATACACTGCTTAGACACGTTGATGCATCCTCCCAGTTGTTACTCTCACAGGTATCCGGATCACGCCCATGTGGGCACTGGAGATTAGCCCTACAGGGGCATGTCCAGAAGTAGGCATTCGCCCGGACTGATTGACGCAATCGACGACCATGCTCCGTGCTGAATAGTGGTTGTCGGCCGTGCTCGTCTGTCACGTCGTGCCTGTACTCGTCAATATAATCATCGTGGACTTGGCACGTCCGATCTTTGATTGCGACGAGTCGGTTCGCGTCAGTACCGTTATTCAACGGTGTTCCTGTCTCTGGACGGTGGCGAATCCTGAGACATTGCTGATCTCGTTGATAATCCCGTAGATCTAATGCTCTAAGTGTTCCTGCACGGATACCGATTTGTCTCCATACGCGGAACTCATGAAAATCTCGGGCAGACAGTCCGTCGAGAGTATTGATACCTATTTCATCGCACCAATCGACAAATAAAGAAAGTCGTCATCGGTGCGCATTGAGTGAACTGTTAGCGAGTTCGCTCTGCCGGGATTGCAAGTACATTTCGAGTGCAGTGCTTGGATCGATCGGATCGATATCTTCGTCGGTCATGATGTGCATGACTCGACCCAGTCCAACCGTCACGCGCGCGATAGCCGGTAGCTCAAGACGCATAAATACCTGACTTTTAGTCCGTGGAAGCGGAGCGCAGCGCCGACGGCGCGAGCACCGAACCGCGAAACCGGTTGGAGCGCAGGCTCGGTCGTGTTCTCCGAGAGTTCCGCCCGGCACGCGACCGAAGGGAGCGCGCCCGGCAGGCGATCGGGAGCAGACGAGTCGCAAGCCCGCGCAGCGCGCCTCTGGCGCGCGAGCAGGAACGTCTCGACGAGGTTCAAATCGCGCCCGGCCCGCTTCTGCTCCGAATACGGACGTGAGGAGCGAAGCGGCTACCGGACCAGCCCGCGTTCCAATCGCGAACAACTCCGTGAGAGGCTGGTTCCGGACCCGGCCGAATTTGAACGGCGGGAGTTCGCAGCGTTTTCTGAGGAGATCGCGGCCGCGAATCCGGGACGGGAGCGAACCGACCACACATCGGTATACCCCGCCGTTCGGGACGAAAAACCGTCGACAAGCGGTATCAGCGGTGTGTCAGCGCGATATCGGATCGCTCGAGAGCCACGACGCGGCCGCTCGAGCGGGTCGCGTCGAGGCGAGTCGTCGACGTGTCGTCGGTGTCGGCGTCGCCACAAGAGTGCGGCGATGGGGACACCTTCGAATGGAGTCGACGTCACCACCCCCAGTGGTCACCGGACGACACAGCCCCCGCTGGTCGTCGGGCACGGTCGATCCAGGTCGCCACGAACTCGCAAGCGTCGCGATGGGACTGGATCGAGAAGTGACCTCGAAACGCGTCGCTCTCCGTGTGAAGCGGGCGGATTCGCGTGCGAGACGTTTATATCTCGCGAGCGGATACGCAATCATGGCTTCGACCGATCCGGTGGAAGCCACGTCTCGGGTGCTGGTTCCACCCGGGGCATTTCAGCGCATGCCCCCTGCGGCCGTTCTGGAGACGAGAGCTTCCGACGGAGAATACTACATAGCATCACTTGTATTTATTGGTAATTGCCTGTAACCACTGGCGCGGGCGGTGAACGAACGCTCCGTACTACCCCGATAGAGAACGCCGCGATAGCGAACGCGAAGTCGACCAACGATCGTAGCCCTGGGTAACGTGGCGTCGTTCGCAAACGACCCCCTGTTCCGACTGAGTAGCGATCGATTCGGCAGTTCAGATACGCAGACAGTATCGAGTGTGAAAGGTGGTCAGAGCAACGGCTGCGTCGAGATGAACCGACGCGTTAGTATTCCGCCTCCGGCACCATCGCTGGCAGATTGGTGTGGTACGACGTGCGAAATCTCCGTATCAGGGACCCTGGTTCGATGGTTACGAGCTGCGTTGCCACTCGGTTGTCCGCTGCTATTCGGAGCAGTTTCTCGAGGGTGAGAGTCGCCGATGCGGATTTTCTCGCGGTGGAAACACCACGACCTATAACACGAAAGACAACATACGATCGATCGACCATGTCAGTCGACTACAGGGGGATCACGTTCGAGCGACTGGGACACGCGAGCGTTCGCCTCGAGACCGAGGACGGAACCGTCGTCTACGTCGACCCGTGGAGCGAGGTACTCGCGAACGAACCGAGCGACGGCGACGTCGTGTTCGTCACGCACGACGATTACGATCACTACGATCCGGATGCGATCGAAGCGGTCTCCGGCCCGAACGCGACCGTCGCAGTCTACGAGGCGGTCGACACCGCGGACCTCGCGTTTGATGTCGTCGACCTCCCTCACGAGGGCGAACTGACCGTCGATGGGATCGACGTTCGATCGGTTCCAGCCTACAACGATCCCGACGGAGACCACGTCGACGACGACGGAACCCCCTTCCACGCCGAAGGTGAAGTGATCGGGCTGGTAGTGACCCTCGAGGGGACGACGATCTTGTTCCCGTCGGACACGGACTTCCTCCCGCATCACGAGTCAATGTCCGCGGACGTGTTCGTCCCGCCGATCGGCGGGCACTTCACGATGGATCGCCATCAGGCCGCTGCGTTCGCCCGACGTATCGACCCGGGACTCGTCCTACCGGAACACTACGATACGTTCGAGCCGATCGAAACCGATGCGGAGGCGTTCGCAGCCGATCTCGACGCCGACGGAATCCGAGTCGAACTGTTTTGAATCCCGGATCGGGATTCTCGTCTGCAACGAGTGGTGCGACTATCGGATCCGACTCGCGTCAGCTACAGGTGACACTGGGGAGGAGTAACTAATTCCAGTTATCTCCCCACAGATCTGGAACCGATACCAGTTATATTTATGCTGGAATTCGAATGGGGGGATATGCACAGTCGTGGCGGCCGCTCCGAACCGTCTCCGACGACCCGTCGAGCAGCCCTCACCGGGGCTGTCGGGCTGACTGCGGGGTTGGTCGGAGCGACGGGCTGTCTCGGTCGCGCTGACGGCGCTCGAGTACTCGCTGCGGGGAGCCTCTCGGTGCCCCTCGAAAACGGGATCGGGCCCGAGTTCGAGACCGAGACCGGCTACCGATACGAGGGAGAGTACTACGGGACCAACGCCCTGTTGCGAATGGTCGAGGACGGAACGAAGTATCCGGACGTCGTCGTCGGCGCCGACGTGGAATTGTTGCGGGACCGACTCTATCCGGACCACGCCGACTGGGATGCCGAATTCGCGGCCAACGAAGTGGTGATCGCGTACGAACCCGAGACGAATCTGGGCCAGCGGCTTGCGGCCGGCGAACCGTGGTACGAGGTTTTCGCCGACGCGGACGACGGCGACATCGCGATCACCGACCCCGATCTCGACCCGCTCGGCTACCGTGCGATCCTCCTGTTCGAACTCGCTGAGCGCGAGCACGGACTCGAGGGCTTCCGGGAGGCGATGGCCGAGGCTGTCTATCGGGAGCCAGACGAACCGCAGTTGCTCGCGGGTCTCGAAAACGGAAATCGAGCCTGTGCAGTAGCCTACAGCAATATGGCTGCCGAACGCGACGTGGCCGTTCGCGAGCTTTCCGACGCGTACAATTTCGGGAATCCCGCGTACGCGGATCGGTACGCCGCGGTGAGTTACACCACCGAGGGTGGCCAGACCGTCGAGGGGTCCCCCGTCGTCTACAACGCGACGGTTCGAACGGACGCGGCCAGCCCCAAAATTGGCCGAACGTTCGTCTCGTTTCTCCTCGAGAACAGGGACCTGCTCGTCGAGCACGGACTGCGCGTCGGCGACTCGCTACCGCGGTTTCACGGCGATCCGCCCGAGGAGGTCGAACCGTGAGTCTGTCGGATCGGCCGCGTGACGGGAACGCCGACGGTGATACGGCCGTCAGTTCGGTTCGCAGGAGTCTCACGTGGCCGGCCGACGGAGTAGCCGTCCCGGCGATGCTGGGGGCGGTGTTGCTCGCGTACTTCGTCGTTCCGTTCGCAGTATTTCTCCTTCAGACGCGAGCGGTGGCCGTCGGCACCGCGTTCGCCGATCCGGCGATTCGAGACGCTATCACGACGTCGCTCCTGACCGCACCGATTTCGACGACGATCGCGGCAGTTTTCGGCATTCCGTTAGCATACGTCCTCTCGCGGGTCTCGTTTCGTGGTAAGCGACTGGTCGAGGCCGCAGTGTTGCTCCCGCTGGTCGTCCCGCCGATCGTCGGCGGCGTGATGTTGCTTACCGTCGTCGGTCGATTTACGCCGATCGGATCCGCCGCTGCGACACTCGGCGTACCACTGACAGGGAGTCGAGCCGGCGTCGTTCTCGCTCAGACGTTCGTCGCTGCCCCGTTTCTGGTCGTTACCGCACGCGCGGGCTTCGACAGCGTCGATCCGCGACTCGAGGAGGCGGCCAGGACGTTGGGATACGGCCGACTACGGACGGTTCGACTCGTCTCGTTACCCCTCGCTCGCAACGCCATCGCTGCCGGGATCGTCCTCACGTTCGTCCGAGCGATCGGAGAGTTCGGCGCGACTATGATGGTTGCCTACACTCCGCGAACCATGCCAACGCAGATTCGCGTCTCGTTTATCGCCCACGGGATCGACGCTATTGTTCCGATCGCGCTCGCGCTGCTGGCGATCGCAGTGATCGTCGTCGTAGCCGTGCAGTTGCTGGTCGGAACGCCGCGTCGGTACTAAACGAGGGTGAGCTTGGACGAATATATTCCAATCTACTTCCCAACCGATCAGAACGCGTGTAATTCGCTCAAATCCCTTCTAAGTGCTTTGGAAATGCGATTATGGTCGTTGTCGTCCTATCCTCGTTTGAGAATCATGACCTCCATCGCAGACATCGAAATCCCGGCCGACGGAACCGGAACTGGCGAGTTGTTCGATACCGTCCCGTCTCTCACCTGCGAGATGGAACAGGTGATCGCTTCGAGCGGCCACGGGCTCTGGCTGTCGGGACCATCGCAATCGGAGATCGAAACGGCTCTAGTCGAGTCGTCGGCGATCGGCTCCCACTCCCAGATCAGTAGCGAAGACGACCGTTGGCTGTACGACATCGAGTTCCAACCGGATACGGTCGATCCCTTCGAGCTCATCCTCGAGGAGGGTGGGACGGTGCTGAGTGCGTCGGCCACTGACGGAAAGTGGCTACTCAGTATCCGCGTCATCGACCGCGAGAGCGTGAGCACGCTATACGACCGCCTCGACGATACCGGCGTTACGCCGACGATCGTCCGGCTGTTCGATCTGGCCGAGGAGACTCACTCGCAGTGTGGCCTCACATCCCGTCAGTACGAGACGCTCGTCGCGGCAATCGACCACGGATACTTCGAGATACCCCGCGAAGTCTCGATGCAGGAACTGTCTGAGGAACTCGGGATCTCCCATCAGGCACTCTCCGAACGCCTCCGCCGAGCGTACCGAGCGCTCGTCACGTCCGAACTCAACGTGACGGACGAAGAGACCGCCGCACCGGCCATTCCGACGAATTAACGGACGCTGACCGTATTCGGACCGCTCGGTGAGGGACTCGTCTGAACTCAGGCAGGCGTCACGAGATTTTCCGTCCGGACGCGGCTCGACAAGGGTGCGAGACCGGCCGCGTCGACGTACGCTTCACGGGGAGCCGATACACGGGACGCCACCATCCACGATCACAACCGCCAGTCAAAATTCTTCGCTGACCGGGTTCGATTGGTGCCAGTGATGTCTCGGTAGGTACCCGAAAGGCGTACTTAGCCCTCGCTGTCGTTCTCAAGCCACGACTGAACTCGATCGATCAGGGCGTCGGCGACCGCGTCCGCGATGCGCTCTGGTGAGTCGGAGAGGTCCCAGACGTACTCGCCGCGACGGGTAACGGTCACCCATTCGAGGTAGTCGTGTCGGTCTAACTCGAACAAAAACTCCTCGAGAGCGCTTTCGTCGAGACGAAATCCGAGAGCGTTCTCGATCGTTTCGTTCAGTCGGGATGTCGTCGCCAAGACGCTGTCCTCACGGTCAGTTTCGGCGATGGGAGATGCAGAGAGGGGAGTCGGCGGCGATGGAGGCCGATCGGTCATCGTCGGCCGGCGGTTGTGACGCATGTATTATAAAGGGTAAGGAGAATACTCGCGCCGTTACAGTAGTTGCCAAAGTGCCTGAGAGATGGATTTCTTCGTGGCAACATACAACGAGTATGGTCACTACTGCCGAGCCACGGCAGATCTGCCGTGCTGCAGGATCGCTTCTCTATCCGTCCATGGACTTCGGAGCGAAGGCAAACGGCACCTATCCGAGTGAGGACTTCGCCAGAGCCCTCACTCGAAGTGCCTTCGAACGAGCGTTCTCCAACACCAGTGCCAGACACCTCCAACTTGCTAGAGGTGACGATCTCGACCTCGAAGACCGGAGTCCGTTAGCGAACTCTAATCTGAACAGCGCCTTGGCACAGCCCGGAGTCTCCCTTCATGACTTGTCTTGCGGATTGCAAAAGACGGACGAATTCGATTCGCAGGCGATCACCGAA
This window harbors:
- a CDS encoding formylglycine-generating enzyme family protein, whose protein sequence is MTRTTDERTKPVTELPGDPPEPEMEWIPGGTFRMGSEDFYPEEKPVRAVTVDGFWMNRTPTTNREFAAFVADTGYTTLAERDPDPADYPGANPDDLVSGSAVFTQPRGSVPLRNPNRWWNYVPGADWRHPFGPDSDIGDKMDHPVVHVAYEDAMEFAEWAGKTLPTEAQWERAARGGLEHKRFVWGDEHVPDGRLMANTWQGEFPHENTVLDGYERTSPVASFPSNEFGLFDMAGNVWEWTRDWYSDDPTSDESESPSCCTPTNPRGVTEAQSVDPRDPTEMPRKVLKGGSHLCAPNYCFRYRPAARYPEPIDTSTSHVGFRCVVEPD
- a CDS encoding MBL fold metallo-hydrolase produces the protein MSVDYRGITFERLGHASVRLETEDGTVVYVDPWSEVLANEPSDGDVVFVTHDDYDHYDPDAIEAVSGPNATVAVYEAVDTADLAFDVVDLPHEGELTVDGIDVRSVPAYNDPDGDHVDDDGTPFHAEGEVIGLVVTLEGTTILFPSDTDFLPHHESMSADVFVPPIGGHFTMDRHQAAAFARRIDPGLVLPEHYDTFEPIETDAEAFAADLDADGIRVELF
- a CDS encoding extracellular solute-binding protein produces the protein MHSRGGRSEPSPTTRRAALTGAVGLTAGLVGATGCLGRADGARVLAAGSLSVPLENGIGPEFETETGYRYEGEYYGTNALLRMVEDGTKYPDVVVGADVELLRDRLYPDHADWDAEFAANEVVIAYEPETNLGQRLAAGEPWYEVFADADDGDIAITDPDLDPLGYRAILLFELAEREHGLEGFREAMAEAVYREPDEPQLLAGLENGNRACAVAYSNMAAERDVAVRELSDAYNFGNPAYADRYAAVSYTTEGGQTVEGSPVVYNATVRTDAASPKIGRTFVSFLLENRDLLVEHGLRVGDSLPRFHGDPPEEVEP
- a CDS encoding ABC transporter permease; the encoded protein is MSLSDRPRDGNADGDTAVSSVRRSLTWPADGVAVPAMLGAVLLAYFVVPFAVFLLQTRAVAVGTAFADPAIRDAITTSLLTAPISTTIAAVFGIPLAYVLSRVSFRGKRLVEAAVLLPLVVPPIVGGVMLLTVVGRFTPIGSAAATLGVPLTGSRAGVVLAQTFVAAPFLVVTARAGFDSVDPRLEEAARTLGYGRLRTVRLVSLPLARNAIAAGIVLTFVRAIGEFGATMMVAYTPRTMPTQIRVSFIAHGIDAIVPIALALLAIAVIVVVAVQLLVGTPRRY
- a CDS encoding helix-turn-helix domain-containing protein; the protein is MTSIADIEIPADGTGTGELFDTVPSLTCEMEQVIASSGHGLWLSGPSQSEIETALVESSAIGSHSQISSEDDRWLYDIEFQPDTVDPFELILEEGGTVLSASATDGKWLLSIRVIDRESVSTLYDRLDDTGVTPTIVRLFDLAEETHSQCGLTSRQYETLVAAIDHGYFEIPREVSMQELSEELGISHQALSERLRRAYRALVTSELNVTDEETAAPAIPTN